AAGGAGTTTGAGAATGCTCAACTCTAAAATAATAACTGTAGATGGTCCTAGTGGCGTTGGTAAAGGAACTTTATCTAAAAAATTAGCTAAACACTTTAATTTCAAGCTACTTGATAGTGGCTCTATATATAGAATAGCTGCTTTACACTGCTACAATGCTGGAGCAAATTTAGATAGCGAAACAGATGTATGCAACAAGTTAGACTCTCTAGATATCTCATTTAAGGTAGAGGATGATTTTATAATAGTCCTTTTAAATGGTAAGGATGTAACTAAAGATATTCGTACTGAACAAACTGGGATGCTTGCTTCTAAAACATCTGCTTACCCAAAAGTTCGTCAAATGCTACATGATAAAATGTTATCTTTTGCTACTGAACAAGGTCTTGTAGCAGATGGAAGAGATATGGGTACAGTAGTTTTCCCAGAGGCTAAATATAAATTCTTCTTAGATGCTAGTTCAGAAGTAAGAGCTCAGAGAAGATATGATGAGCTAACTACAAAAGGTGAAAAGCCTGATTTTGATAAAATAAAAAAAGATATTGAGCAAAGAGACTATCAAGATAAAAATAGAAAAGTTGCTCCTTTAAAACCAGCTGATGATGCTATTTTAGTTGATACTAGCAACTTATCTATAGATGAAGTTTTTAAACAAGTTCTAAATAGTATTAACAGTCTTTAATTTCTCCACACCAGCAACATAAAATATCACAACCATTTGGACCTGATATTACAGAGTGTATTGAATTTATTGGATTGATGAAAAAATCTCCAGATACAAACTCTCCTCTCTCATCAGACATAGATCCTTTCATAACATAAACCCATTCGACATCCGGATGCATATGTTTACTTAACTTAACTTTAGGTTCTAATCTTATAAAATCTATTTGGAAATTTCTTTGGTCATCCCTTGCTAAAAGTTTTTTTGAAATTCCCACCTTAAAAGTCTCTAATTCTATATCTTTTATATTTATTTTCATTTTTTACTCTTTTGTTATAAGCAATCAATTTATTTTACTTTATCATACACCCAAATAGCTTTATAATTACACGACTAAGAAAGAAATTTCTATCTAAAATGTCTAAAGACAACTCTCTAAATAAAAAACTAAATAAAATTATTACTGAAACAAATGGGCTTTCAGTATTTAATACTCTAGAACTACTTTGTTATGAAGACTTAGATAATCAAGAGTCTATATGTATTAAGGATTTTATTAAGAAATTAAAGCTTTTTAATAATGATGAATTAGATATAGAAGAGTTATTACACCATCCTGTTGGAACAGCTTTTTATGACTTCTTTAAAAATTTTCCTCTTAAGTATCATGAAGAGCACATACATTTGACAGGCTCATTATCAGCTGAATTTATTTATCCTCGCCTCAAAAAATTACTAGAAGGAAAAAGTGGTGATGTTTATAGTCAAAAAATTAAAAATATCTATGGAGAAAATGCTTTACCTATAAACTCTGTAAAAGATATTGAAAAGCTAATTGTATTAAAAGATGGTGAAAAATTTTCAAGATATCTAGATCTACTATACCTAGCGAAGATT
This region of Francisella frigiditurris genomic DNA includes:
- the cmk gene encoding (d)CMP kinase; translation: MLNSKIITVDGPSGVGKGTLSKKLAKHFNFKLLDSGSIYRIAALHCYNAGANLDSETDVCNKLDSLDISFKVEDDFIIVLLNGKDVTKDIRTEQTGMLASKTSAYPKVRQMLHDKMLSFATEQGLVADGRDMGTVVFPEAKYKFFLDASSEVRAQRRYDELTTKGEKPDFDKIKKDIEQRDYQDKNRKVAPLKPADDAILVDTSNLSIDEVFKQVLNSINSL
- a CDS encoding cupin domain-containing protein, with the translated sequence MKINIKDIELETFKVGISKKLLARDDQRNFQIDFIRLEPKVKLSKHMHPDVEWVYVMKGSMSDERGEFVSGDFFINPINSIHSVISGPNGCDILCCWCGEIKDC